A window of Pomacea canaliculata isolate SZHN2017 linkage group LG3, ASM307304v1, whole genome shotgun sequence contains these coding sequences:
- the LOC112559895 gene encoding uncharacterized protein LOC112559895: MQRARVSNHPCHRLSVPAAKRFWCRHCMMVFEDAISRWRHSRSCRSGGFDNFIRRREIETQALQKMAETLDPEIGMTHTALPASDTGTGPSKELCCFICHQRFLSLDEMREHVKYPCNRPSVLQRPSVTVYIEEPTFGTGIQQHYTEGPVSRQSTFKAVQSEPTDIENPHPVTVFLNDVEQGEPHGEAKPTNIYVNEKGETVIEVENLDLNTKSGELSLAHLLTQLSQQGIVFDQRPHVSAEQRCSDEETNIHDSIHEIDLSQPTAVDAANTLTQLAESAFRTSQPPQIYENCSPNKQMKIETVDDQYSLQKVEQIPFHNVVQDNSERKIPAGQNYIICAGESEVISVVQTGSLHHADNLSDNDIVSKVHTSADYVAPGCEESLHVVGTAAVCQTDIIVGEESSVVQESDHFQTPCRVETQQAHKSLTNYVEEPSSILNMQQEQSFQGFEGDINEVQHAQNEYQVMSGNHSSHLNGEKPMVSHQQEAVYFDKDDNRIDVAATSTVSENDNTCISSVPLYCHPDCV; the protein is encoded by the coding sequence ATGCAGCGAGCCAGGGTTTCAAACCACCCATGCCACCGGTTGAGTGTACCAGCAGCAAAGCGATTCTGGTGTCGCCACTGCATGATGGTATTTGAAGATGCCATATCACGATGGAGGCATAGTCGTTCATGCCGATCAGGTGGTTTTGACAATTTTATCCGAAGAAGAGAGATTGAGACACAAGCTCTTCAAAAAATGGCAGAAACGCTTGACCCTGAAATAGGGATGACACATACAGCACTGCCTGCAAGTGATACAGGAACTGGGCCAAGCAAAGAACTCTGCTGTTTTATATGTCACCAGAGATTTTTGTCACTTGATGAAATGAGAGAGCATGTCAAATATCCATGCAACAGACCTTCTGTTCTTCAGCGCCCATCTGTGACTGTTTATATTGAAGAGCCAACTTTTGGTACAGGTATCCAGCAGCACTATACAGAAGGTCCTGTCTCCAGACAGAGTACTTTCAAAGCCGTTCAGAGTGAACCTACAGATATTGAAAATCCTCATCCAGTAACTGTTTTCTTGAATGATGTAGAACAAGGGGAACCACATGGTGAAGCAAAACCAACAAATATATATGTCAATGAAAAGGGAGAGACTGTAATTGAAGTTGAGAACTTGGATCTAAATACCAAAAGTGGAGAACTCTCACTTGCCCACCTTCTCACCCAACTTTCTCAGCAGGGGATAGTTTTTGACCAGAGGCCACATGTCAGTGCAGAACAGAGATGTTCtgatgaagaaacaaatattcatgACTCAATCCATGAAATTGATCTTAGCCAGCCAACTGCTGTTGATGCTGCCAACACTCTTACTCAACTTGCTGAATCAGCATTCCGTACTAGCCAACCACCTCAGATATATGAAAACTGCTCACCTAACAAACAGATGAAGATAGAAACTGTTGATGATCAGTACTCCCTACAGAAAGTAGAGCAGATACCTTTCCATAACGTTGTGCAAGATAACAGTGAACGTAAAATACCTGCTGGCCAGAACTATATCATTTGTGCAGGTGAATCAGAAGTAATTAGTGTTGTACAAACAGGCAGCTTACATCACGCAGATAATTTGTCAGACAATGATATTGTTTCCAAAGTTCATACCTCAGCAGATTATGTAGCACCTGGCTGTGAAGAATCACTTCATGTTGTAGGAACTGCTGCGGTTTGTCAAACAGATATTATTGTAGGTGAGGAATCTAGTGTTGTGCAAGAATCTGACCACTTTCAGACCCCTTGCAGAGTGGAAACACAGCAAGCACATAAATCTTTGACAAACTACGTGGAAGAGCCATCTTCCATTCTTAATATGCAGCAGGAGCAATCTTTCCAGGGTTTTGAAGGTGACATTAATGAGGTGCAGCATGCCCAGAATGAATATCAAGTGATGTCTGGTAACCATAGCAGTCATCTGAATGGTGAAAAGCCAATGGTCTCTCATCAGCAAGAAGCAGTATATTTTGATAAAGATGATAACAGGATAGATGTTGCTGCAACAAGCACAGTATCAGAAAATGATAATACTTGTATCAGTTCAGTTCCATTATACTGCCATCCAGACTGTGTTTGA
- the LOC112560468 gene encoding glycoprotein 3-alpha-L-fucosyltransferase A-like — MRLYVKKLLQILLAGFLLVVIYLNLNVMDMGFDAQHRNGALPWGGNFRHAPRHLPTFFGKGIHDYVLHNRLMQNSSRPFVLKRPSIYPSLDQYSDDRIVSQLQFIPQSLQDQKEVPLKKILVYSGLSSWSIPRGQTLFKEQKCAVSSCTLLDEHSKLDEADVVLFQHSVSQRDPKKSMNQIWALFMLESPYHTMTFSSSRSFFNWTATYRHDSTIVAPYEKFVPFNSSVQPPRPKNYAEGKTKKVAWFVSNCGARNGRRQYANELSQYIQVDIYGACGTLKCPRFQNNKCFEMLNKDYKFYLAFENSNCRDYITEKFFINGLKHDVIPIVMGAAPEDYQRAAPPHSFIHVDDFESPKELAEYLLKLDKDDTLYNSYFAWKGTGDIINTFFWCRMCALANDVPNRGPSWFEDVESWWRGPGVCIGQQTWRRTPHNKTIADLAITLKERTLATSN; from the exons ATGCGTCTGTACGTGAAAAAGCTTCTACAGATTCTTCTGGCAGGATTCTTGCTCGTTGTCATTTATCTCAACTTAAACGTTATGGACATGGGATTCGACGCTCAACATCGCAATGGTGCCCTTCCATGGGGAGGCAACTTCCGGCATGCTCCTCGGCATCTGCCGACTTTCTTCGGTAAGGGCATCCACGATTACGTTTTACATAACCGACTGATGCAGAACTCATCGAGACCTTTCGTTTTAAAGAGACCTTCCATTTATCCAAGTCTTGATCAATATTCGGACGACAGAATCGTTAGCCAGCTTCAATTCATTCCTCAATCCCTACAAGACCAAAAAGAAGTTCCTCTAAAGAAGATTCTCGTATATAGTGGCTTGTCAAGCTGGAGCATTCCTCGTGGGCAAACCTTATTTAAAGAGCAAAAGTGCGCTGTGAGTAGCTGTACTCTACTTGACGAACACTCAAAGCTCGATGAAGCAGATGTTGTCCTTTTTCAGCATTCGGTAAGTCAAAGAGACCCTAAGAAGTCCATGAATCAGATTTGGGCATTGTTTATGCTGGAGTCGCCATACCATACCATGACATTTTCTTCGAGCCGTTCTTTTTTCAACTGGACGGCTACATATCGTCACGACTCCACCATTGTTGCTCCTTACGAAAAGTTCGTGCCTTTTAATTCGTCTGTGCAGCCGCCCCGGCCCAAGAACTATGCAGAAGGCAAGACGAAGAAGGTTGCCTGGTTTGTCTCCAACTGTGGAGCAAGGAATGGCCGACGGCAATATGCCAATGAACTATCTCAATATATCCAAGTTGACATTTATGGTGCGTGCGGGACGCTTAAGTGTCCTCGATTCCAGAACAATAAATGCTTTGAGATGCTGAACAAAGACTACAAGTTTTACCTGGCCTTCGAGAACTCGAATTGCAGGGACTACATCACAGAAAAATTTTTCATCAATGGACTCAA GCATGACGTGATTCCAATTGTGATGGGCGCGGCCCCCGAGGACTACCAGAGAGCAGCGCCGCCACATTCGTTCATCCACGTTGACGATTTCGAATCGCCCAAGGAGCTAGCAGAGTATCTGCTGAAGCTGGACAAAGATGACACGCTTTATAACAGCTATTTTGCCTGGAAGGGAACTGGTGACATCATCAACACGTTCTTCTGGTGCCGAATGTGCGCCTTGGCAAACGATGTTCCCAACCGTGGACCTTCTTGGTTTGAAGACGTTGAGTCCTGGTGGCGTGGACCCGGAGTGTGCATCGGTCAGCAAACCTGGCGGCGGACGCCACATAACAAAACTATTGCAGATCTTGCCATTACGCTGAAGGAGAGGACGTTAGCAACATCGAACTAG